A region of the Montipora foliosa isolate CH-2021 chromosome 8, ASM3666993v2, whole genome shotgun sequence genome:
GCATAATACAATGCAGTTTTTCGAATTTCCTCGTTCCTTTCAATTCAGATTTTGATCCATGCACAAGTGGCAGTTACCAGACTATCAATTCTTCTGATCGTCTCGTTGGAAACACTGATCTACGCTCATTAAAGTGTGACAAGCATGATCTCATCCCAGGATGGTATCGTTTCACTGGTGATGCTGGAGATAAGATACCAAACACACGACCACCACAGACCCTTCGCTGTGGTACGCATGCCCCCGGTTGGATCAAAGGTAGCAACCCTGCTGTTGCTGATGGTGACGTGACTCGAACGGTTTGTTATTTCTGGTCGGGAAACGACTGCAGATGGAACAACAGCATTAAAGTGAAAAATTGTGGAGCATTTTACGTCTATGAGCTACAAAAGCCACCAATATGTTGGCTTCGTTACTGCGGTGAGTGCAGCCGTTAAACATAAAATGTATATCATGCACAAGTATTTAAAATGCTTTAAGCCGTAGTCATGCAAAAAACATCAACTGTAAGGTAAATGTCACTGCATTGTTCCTGTACCCTCAAACGCTAGTGCTTCGGTTCACGACACCAAACTAGACTGACGTTCTTCTCAATCTTAACTAACTTTGTTCGCTTCGTTATGGGaccaaaataaacaaaacgaCTCAGATATGTATAGAAGATTTCAAAAAAATGGTTAGTTAGATAGTGACTTATTTGGAATGGCAACTTAGAGAAGAAAATGTGGATTTCCATGATGCTTCATTGCAGGTGAGGCTAGTGAATGTACCAACTACACAAATCTTGATCAAGCTGACCGTGCAGTAGGCAACACGAATCAAAGCAATTTTAAATGTGATCGATGGGATCCAGGCAAAATCGTGTCACATGACTGGTATCGCATGACAGGGGCTAGTGGCGATCAGATTCCAGAGGGATGTGTTCCCATCAATAGATGTGGTACGCGTGCTCCAGGATGGCTTAATGACACCCACCCAACAGTCAAGGATGGACTGCAAAGGGCTCAAGTTTGTTATCATTGGAATAACGACTGCTGTCAATGGAAGAACAACATCACAATCCGAAACTGTGGTAGTTATTTCGTGTACCAGTTGGTAAAGCCTCCAGATTGTCGCTTGCGTTACTGTGGTAACAGAAATGGTGTGTAGCATTTGTGTTTCATACATTTGAAAAACCAAATGGTGACGTAAGTCAAAGATTGCGTAAGTGAGCATCGGGAAGGATTTTTTACACGTATTATGTTACTGACTGATACAGCTGTAGCTCCAGTAATTTATAAAAAGAAACGAGGTCTGTGACTTAAGTTCGGTCTATGCACTAGGAAAACGGCAACAATAAAAAATGTCAACGTTAAACGTTCCTCTACGGAGCGACACCAATTTTCCTCTGGAGACCAAGCCAgactttctctttttctctgtTGAGCGCCACGGGATTCTACTTGTCAATGGAGGCCACTTCATACGTGAATGGGCCAAACCTGGCCTTTTTTATTTACCTGTGAGTAAGTCCTCAAGATTCAAGATTCGGGTATAGAGCTGGCttagtggtaagagcactcctctcccaccaatgtggccggggTTCGATTTCGATGtcttcatatgtgggttgagttcgttgattctttactctgcaccaagaggtttttctccgggtactgcgGTTttccctcctcaaaaaccaacatttgatttgatttgcgttaatttgtttgtttccccaattagtgctccaacgctggaagactagacacttaaataaagttcgtttcttttccttttcaacgATATGCCTTTCATGTTTTAAACGTAGTTTGTTTTGagtttaaccaataaaaatacagCAGGTAACTTTATCCCATTGGTTTGTTACACAACAGTACTTGATCCATGCGCAAGTGGCAGTTACCAGACTATCAATTCTTCTGATCGGCTCGTTGGAAACACTGATCAAGGTTCATTAAAGTGTGACAAACATAATCTCATCCCAGGATGGTATCGTTTCACTGGTGATGCTGGAGATAAGATACCAAACACACGACCACCACATACCCGCCGCTGTGGTACGCATGCCCCAGGTTGGATCAGTGGTAGCAACCCTGGTGTTGCCGATGGCGAAGTAACCCGAACGGTTTGTTATTTCTGGTCAGGAAACGACTGTAGATGGAGCAACAGTATCAAAGTAAAAAATTGTGGAGCATTTTACGTCTATGAACTACAAAAGCCACCATTTTGTTGGCTTCGCTATTGTGGTAAGTAAAAACGTTTAACACAAAATTTATTTCACactcaagtttttaaattgtctTAGCTATGGTTCTGGAAAAGAACAGCACAATTGTTAATTCGTAAGGTGACTACCACTACATTTTTTGCTGGAACCTCACATGCTAAGGTTGCCATACATGACCTTACAGATTTTAAATTCCACGTTTTTCTTGATGGTAACAATTTTTGGCCAATGTATATATTACATGTTAAATTGAAATTCACGTTAAAAGGATTTCGACCTacaggtcattttattttaaactaatTTGAAAACAACTTCACCTAGATTAAAATGTCTCAAACCAGTTtattatcaactgtctaaaaaaggctttcctttttttggggatgtaataaaaaaaaaaaaacgaggccTGGATTTTTACGgggttaaaaataaaacaacaaaaagaaggaaatgaaaaaatagaaaatatgaAATCATTCTTTTAATCATTAtcttctcttctctgcttcttcttcttttgttctACCTTATCTCCCTTACCTACCTCTTCCTCTGTTCCTACTTACAATCTTTACCACTTACCTTACCTCTCTTTCCTCTCTTGCTTTCCATGACATTCCTGAGATACGAACCTCGCACAATCGTACGTCTGTTTTTACGTGTCCTCTGCATTTATCGCTATGCCATCGGGTTAAAgacagaatttttgtttttttgcctaAGACTTAAAGCTATTTCCAAGCCTCCGCGGCTGTAAATGACACGATGTggaacttataaaaaaaaatagcttaTCATCCGTTACGGCTACCAATGGAACTGCCAGCAGCAGTGTTTGAGTGAACTCTGAGTACTTTTTTGAAATGCTGAAGGAGCTTAAGCAGTCCATAAAATGTATAACTAGCAAGAACAATATTATTTATGGTTGGCGACGTTTATGAAAAAGCTAAGGGTGAATAATGAGCGAAAATGCTCAGATCTCTCCGGTCCAACAAAAGCAAAGATTGCCTGCAAGAAATAGGCTCTTGATCGTCAACAGTGACTGCAAAAATGTAGTTCCAAAAAAGGAATTACATAGAACATATCAGAAGCACATTCAGCTACTTGTTACCATGGTGGGCCGAAGAGAAAAATGTGTACAAATAGCCTAACAGCGGAATTTCCCAGCAAGTCAGAATTACGTTTATTTACATCGCTATTCTGGCATGGTTGGTGGGAAATCCGACAAAGTTGCAATCTCTCAATGGAAAAGAAGTTAAGCTAAGATGCTGATCATCACAGTTAATAACTTACTTACTTGAGTAGTAACGAGAGGCAAACCTGAAAAACTCGGGCTGTCCTTTCGTTACTGCGTAAGTAACATTAATtaataactgcaatgatcagcatcttaacctgactctctccggAGTTCAAATAAATATGGCTCTCGGAAAAGAAATTTTGAGTAAAGACATGACTGACAGTTTGCCACAAACACAACATGAAATATGTTCGGGGTGAACCAAGCAATGTACTGATACACTCAGGGTCTTGTGGAAAAGACAAACTTTTGCAGTTTAATTAAAGACAAGAACTTGTCACattgaaggagaagaagaaaaagtCGAATTTATTTACAGCACAGAAGTTCAACCCAGCACCGCAGTTAACAATTTCCACCAAAGTCAAGAAATGCTGCAAACAGAGATCAAGTGAAAGAAGCTGACAAACAAATTGATAAAAGGGTGACAATatcacacaaaagaaaaatattacaagAAAAAGTATACAAATCACCAGGAgaatataacaaaaaaattaaagaaggaGCGCCCAAAGGCAGACGTTCGAACTTCAGAATTATGTGGCGGTGAAATTAATAAAGAGAACATTACAAGGAAACGCCCTCTTCATCCAAATGTACTACTCGCTCAAATAGGGGAACTCATGGCTTGAATAAGACTAGGCCAAAATAACTACAAAGCTTCGATTTATCACTATAAATCTGCGCAAAAGGAATGAGCAAAAAAAGCCAAACACCTTATTTGATCGTTCAAAGTAAATAACACGTGCAAGAGCCTGCAAAATCGCTTCTGAGTAGTACAAAAAACTCCTTTTTCCAACTACGCTATCAGGAGTTCgacttatttttgttattttgactTTTCAAAGATTTTCACTTGGTTTTGATCATATCAATTCAATGTAAGCAAGAGATCGAGCAAGCAGTAACGATATCTAAGCAAATAAAAAATCAGCAATAcatcatgtatgtttcagtgtttattttattattcttttgaacGTGATGTTTGATCTCTTCCCTTCGAGGGGGATTCAGCCATTAATGCCTTTTCAAAACCTCTGAGtcagaaaatcaaaattgattaTCATGCACAATATGtctaaccccaaccttaatgcttaccatttaaaatcactgcttagacttaataacactGCACCATTGGCATTTTATAGACTAACTCATGAAAAACTTAATTCAAGAAAGAAAACTCACATTACGGTTTATATAGTTATTTACCGAAGCCAAAGGCTTATATGGCCAAAAAATTCCCTTACGTATACAGGAGATTTTCGAAAAACCATGACTTacgacgctttccatttgaaagAATTGATCGGCCAGACCGTGCCTCTAACagcgccttcaaattaacacctTTTGAGGACGATATATACTCCTcaagaagaatgcgagggattatcatggaagctgacgggtctggccggacAGTTCTGATATAACGAAGGCGCCCTTAGAGACTGGCTTTTTATTAGAAAAGCGAGTTAGTATAGAAAATGTGGATTTCCATTCTACTTCACTGCAGGTGAGGCTAGTGAATGTGCAAACTACACAACTCTTGATCAAGCTGACCGTGCAGTAGGCAACACGAATCAAAGCAATTTTAAATGTGATCGATGGGATCCAGGCAAAATCGTGTCACATGACTGGTATCGCATGACAGGGGCTAGTGGCGATCAGATTCCAGAGGGATGTGTTCCCATCAATAGATGTGGTACGCGTGCTCCAGGATGGCTTAATGACACACACCCAACAGTCAAGGATGGACTTCAGAGTGCTCAAGTTTGTTATCATTGGAATAACGACTGCTGTAAATGGAAGAACAACATCACGATCCGAAACTGTGGTAGTTATTTCGTGTACCAGTTGGTAAAGCCTCCAGATTGTCGCTTGCGTTACTGTGGTAACAGAAATGGTGTGTAGCATTTGTGTTTCATACATTTGAAAAACCAAATGGTGACGTAAGTCAAAGATTGCGTAAGTGAGCATCGGGAAGGATTTTTTACACGTATTATGTTACTGACTGATACAGCTGTAGCTCCAGTAATTTATAAAAAGAAACGAGGTCTGTGACTTAAGTTCGGTCTATGCACTAGGAAAACGGCAACAATAAAAGATGCCAACGTTAAACGTTCCTCTACGGAGCGACACCAATTTCCAGAGTCGTCTTCATAGCTGCCttgcagctcagtcggtagagcagcggtgatcttacccgaaggtcgtgggttcaattcccaccctggtcaaagttttctctgtccttgtgtgggcccatttccattagtagggctaacgctcacatgtttcatatggggtagaaacctagcacttcacattacactctaatcagttaagtctgttcatatgtgggttgagttcgttAATTGTCTACTCTGCAACGAAATGTTTtcctcc
Encoded here:
- the LOC137968647 gene encoding uncharacterized protein, translated to MHQVFLLVGALSVAADKLADTHFKTDLTREDFDPCTSGSYQTINSSDRLVGNTDLRSLKCDKHDLIPGWYRFTGDAGDKIPNTRPPQTLRCGTHAPGWIKGSNPAVADGDVTRTVCYFWSGNDCRWNNSIKVKNCGAFYVYELQKPPICWLRYCGDECTNYTNLDQADRAVGNTNQSNFKCDRWDPGKIVSHDWYRMTGASGDQIPEGCVPINRCGTRAPGWLNDTHPTVKDGLQRAQVCYHWNNDCCQWKNNITIRNCGSYFVYQLVKPPDCRLRYCGNRNGV